A window of Rhododendron vialii isolate Sample 1 chromosome 13a, ASM3025357v1 contains these coding sequences:
- the LOC131314758 gene encoding heat shock cognate 70 kDa protein-like has product MAGKGEGLAIGIDLGTTYSCVGVWQHDRVEIIANDQGNRTTPSYVAFTDTHRLIGDGAKNQVAVNPINTVFDAKRLIGRRYSDTTVQSDMKLWPFKVTPGVDNKPMVGVTYKYEEKQFSAEEISSMVLVKMKEIAEDYLGTTIKNVVVTVPAYFNDSQRQATRDAGVIAGLNVMRIINEPTAAAIAYGLDNKADSTGEKKVLIFDLGGGTFDVSLLTIEECKIEVIATGGDTHLGGEDFDNRMVNHFVQEFKRKFKKDISGNPRALRRLKTSCERAKRTLSSTPETTIEIDALYEGIDFCATITRARFEELNIELFRKCMEPVEECLRDAKVDKGNVDELVLVGGSTRIPKVRQLLQDFFNGKELCKSINPDEAVAYGATVQAAILSGEWNEKVLDLILLLDVTPLSFGLEKLGAVVVVFIPRNTKIPVKKEQSDWATVYDNQTSVCFRIYEGERTRTIDNNLLGEFTMTGIPPAPRGVPKFKICFDIDANGILTVSAEDQTTGRKNMVTITNAKGRLSKEEIEKMVQEAEKYKWEDKEHRKKVEAKNALETYAYDLRNTIRDAKKGANIARADKKKIVAAFEHVIHWLDENPLAVTEEFEYKKKELMGICNPIIAKMY; this is encoded by the exons atggctgGAAAAGGAGAAGGGCTGGCGATTGGGATCGATCTCGGAACGACTTACTCATGCGTGGGGGTTTGGCAGCACGATCGTGTTGAGATTATTGCAAATGATCAAGGAAACAGGACGACACCATCTTATGTTGCATTCACCGATACGCACCGTTTAATCGGCGATGGTGCAAAGAATCAAGTCGCTGTGAACCCCATCAACACTGTTTTTG ATGCTAAGCGTCTAATTGGAAGAAGATACAGCGACACTACTGTTCAGAGTGACATGAAGCTATGGCCATTCAAGGTCACACCTGGTGTAGACAACAAACCCATGGTAGGAGTAACATACAAGTACGAAGAGAAACAATTCTCCGCTGAAGAAATCTCTTCAATGGTCCTtgtaaaaatgaaagaaattgcAGAGGATTACCTTGGGACCACCATAAAAAACGTTGTTGTCACTGTTCCTGCCTACTTCAATGATTCTCAGAGACAAGCCACCAGAGACGCCGGAGTCATCGCCGGTCTCAACGTCATGCGGATAATCAATGAACCAACTGCAGCCGCCATTGCTTATGGTCTCGACAACAAAGCCGATAGCACCGGTGAGAAAAAAGTGCTCATATTCGATCTCGGGGGTGGAACATTCGACGTCTCTCTATTAACCATCGAAGAGTGTAAAATTGAGGTTATAGCTACAGGTGGGGATACACATTTGGGGGGTGAGGACTTTGATAATAGAATGGTGAACCATTTCGTTCAGGAATTCAAGAGGAAGTTTAAGAAGGATATTAGTGGGAACCCTAGAGCTTTAAGGAGGTTGAAGACATCTTGTGAAAGAGCAAAGAGGACTCTTTCCTCGACTCCTGAAACTACGATCGAGATCGACGCATTATACGAGGGGATTGATTTTTGCGCAACAATTACTCGGGCCAGGTTCGAGGAGCTGAACATTGAGTTGTTTAGGAAGTGTATGGAGCCAGTGGAGGAGTGTTTGAGGGATGCAAAAGTGGACAAGGGCAACGTCGATGAACTCGTTCTTGTTGGTGGATCCACTAGGATTCCCAAAGTCCGGCAACTGTTGCAGGATTTCTTCAATGGGAAGGAGCTTTGCAAAAGCATTAACCCTGATGAGGCTGTGGCTTATGGTGCCACAGTTCAGGCCGCTATTTTGAGCGGTGAGTGGAATGAGAAGGTTCTGGATTTAATACTGCTGTTGGATGTCACTCCACTTTCCTTTGGTTTGGAAAAGCTTGGTGCGGTTGTGGTGGTTTTCATTCCGAGAAACACCAAAATTCCGGTGAAGAAAGAGCAAAGTGATTGGGCTACTGTCTATGATAACCAAACCTCTGTTTGTTTTAGAATCTATGAGGGGGAAAGAACCCGAACCATAGACAACAACTTGTTGGGCGAATTCACAATGACTGGAATTCCTCCGGCTCCTAGGGGTGTCCCgaaattcaaaatctgtttTGATATTGATGCTAATGGTATTCTCACTGTGTCTGCAGAGGACCAAACTACCGGACGAAAGAACATGGTCACGATCACGAATGCTAAAGGTAGGTTGTCAAAGGAGGAGATTGAGAAAATGGTGCAGGAGGCTGAGAAGTACAAGTGGGAAGACAAGGAGCACAGGAAGAAAGTGGAGGCCAAGAACGCATTGGAGACTTACGCTTATGACCTGAGGAACACTATTAGGGATGCGAAGAAAGGAGCAAATATAGCTCGGGCTGACAAGAAGAAGATTGTAGCTGCGTTTGAGCATGTGATTCACTGGTTGGATGAAAACCCGCTAGCGGTGACGGAGGAGTTTGAGTATAAGAAGAAGGAATTGATGGGAATTTGCAACCCTATAATTGCTAAGATGTACTAG